Part of the Opisthocomus hoazin isolate bOpiHoa1 chromosome 5, bOpiHoa1.hap1, whole genome shotgun sequence genome, GGAGAAATGTCTGCTGCAGCAGTGTGCTTTGCATTGACCTACAGCACTGGGGAGCTGAATGAAGAAACAGTGATACTTCAGCTTTTTTGCTGCCGAAAGGGTTTAGGAAACTGTAACTGTTCCTGTGCAAACTCACTGGAAGGAAGACTTTGTATTTACTTCTTTATATGACCCATCTGTTCAACATCAGCCAAACTCTGGTTAAAACGtgttcaaaaaattaaaatagttccTCAGGCGTTCCTGCTGGCGTCGCAACCGAAGCTCTGCTTCTAGGGGGACAGTGGCATTACAAGCAGCCTCTGCTGTCCTGTCTAAAACATAGCATGTGTGGTTTACCTTGCGATAGGTCTAATCTAAGTTAGTGCAAACCGTCTCCCAAGACAAGTCCTTAAACTGCCTTATGTCCTACTAAGAGacttaatgttattttaaaattttccctgCTGATTAATCAGTAGCCATATGTTATTTATATGAGGTTTTGGCACTGTAGATGCCTGAAGTTGAATTGGCTAGGTATCTAGTTTGTCAAATTTTGGTGTAACATTCGTTGTTGCAAGGTGCTGCAACCTAGGAGCTCACTTTTAATTTCTGCAAATTGCTGCAAATACTGAGCATAAATGCTGAAGTCAAAGTGGTGTTCTTGCTATTGACTGCTTTTTCGGTCGTAACATGTGTAACTCTGCTTACATAAACAATGTATATGATACCTAAAATGCTTCTCAGCATGGGCAGTAAGATGGAGTTGTTTTGTTCAAATATCTGTTCTGACTTTGTGGCAGACTAATTCTCATAGctacagaagcagcaaaatgcCCTGTGGGTTTCTCACAGAGGACTCTAGAAGCACGTTTTGTTATTCATTCCATGTGTCGATTCAGAAATATTGTACGTAATAGCCCTTTTTATCTTATTTGAGTGCAAAGattttaactgtattttcttgCTGTACTGCAGAACACTGCTGTAGtcttctacctttttaaaaagaaaaatgcaagcagaAGTTGTACAACTGAAAACTGAACATACTTGTTATCCCATGGCATTGTTTCTTTCCCAGGGAGTGCTGTCCAATATCTCTTCCATCACTGACCTGGGAGGCTTTGATCCAGTTTGGCTCTTCCTAGTGGTAGGAGGAGTTATGTTCATTTTGGGATTTGCAGGATGCATTGGAGCTTTGCGAGAGAATACCTTTCTACTCAAGTTTGTAAGTAGCCTTTGCAACTGTGGTGTTCATCAGTTATATAGCATAAGTCATGTTGTCTGTTTCTGCTTAACTGTGTAAAGATTTTTAAGATGTCTTTTGGGAAGTGGAAGGTGTTATCTGATGTGCGAGTACTGTTCTGTGAATTGCTTTTACTTAACTGTTTACAGCTCTTCAGTCTCTGGTACTTACTGTAAGGTTTTTTTAAGGTTTGAAACTAACTGATGGTAAGAATCATAACATGGAACTACTTACTTTCATATGGATATAGCCTAACAACTTGCTTTCCTGTCACGAAAAGAGAGAAACTTCTGCTAAGAATGCATGTTGAACTTTGAGTCCATAAGAAGCTGCCTATGAAATGTGAGGAATATAGATACACCACTGAATGTGACCCGTGTGATTTCTGCTCTGCAAGTGCCCCTCGTGGTACAGAAGAGAATAGGACTGTTACGAGAAGTGGCTTGCTGAAATCCTCAATTCTGTACTGTTTAGTTAATTTGAAAAGGCTTCATTGTTTACTGTTGTGCTGGGGCTTGAGAGTATTGTGTTCCATTTTAGATCAATTTAAGATTCTTTCCTCCACCACCTCAGCTTCCAGAGGTGAGCACAGCCTCGGTAGTAGTTGTGTCTTCATAACCATTAACTGATAATATATATGTGAAAAGGTTTCCAGTGAAACAACTGCCTTGAAATGACATATTTGGCTACTGTAGACACCTTGTATAAGGGGAGTTGAGAGTTACAGTTGTTGAAACATTTATAAAGCAGCTTGGGATAGTTCTAGTTTACTCTtgtgttgcttaaaaaaaaggggggggggagctaCTGTagcactttttttctcctctttctcgcTTCTCTTAGCTCGCCTAAAATGAACCCATCTGCTGTACCAGAAATAGCTTCCTAtacagcagctgcaggagaaattaaaaattaacaaacacagaGAGCATACTAAAATGAAACTCATAAGCACAGTTGCAAAAGGGATGGACTTCCAGTATACGAGGACCcctttgtcttttaaaacagcGTAGACTCAGTGGAGATGGTTAGAGAAAGTGGCAGATCATTAGTAATGCCTTTGGCATCCATTACATTTGCATTAATCACAGCAGCTTCATTTGGTTTTAATGTGGATGTGAGTCATTCCATAGACATTCTGCTCCAACTTAGTCATTAATTAATTTCTGCTGTTACCAAGTTTTGCTTTGTCTGCTTAGGCAAAGCTTTACCAATGAAGGTGTCTAAAGAGAAGTTGCTTAGAAAGCATTTCAGTGGCACTGTTGGTTGTTTATGCCTTTGAAAAGGTAAGTGCCTACGTAGAAATTTAAGACAAGTTTTCAGAGGGCCCTACAGGTGGTGAGTAGCCATCTCTGTTGAAATTTACGGCGAATTCTCTTGGACCTCTTTGAAAATCCCAATGAAGTGTCCAAAGTTTGAATTTGTtggcatttttattatttattagaaTAGACTGAAGATTCCTGTACTAGAACCCTAATTAAAAATGGtgcagttttaatttaaaatttcatgTGTGCTAGAATAGCTTGAACTTGCGCTGAAAAGGATAAAGCCCTAACACTGAACACAATTGTGAGCCTTGAAAATAAGGTTTTGGTTATAAAGCAACATAActttaacctttttctttttctttatagttttctgtgtttcttggaattattttcttcttggagCTCACTGCTGGTGTTCTAGCGTTTGTTTTCAAAGACTGGATAAAGGACCAGCTGTATTTCTTTATAAACAACAACATCAGAGCATACCGAGATGATATTGATTTGCAAAACCTCATAGACTTCACACAGGAATATGTAAGTTggactgtgtttattttttttttgtaaagtttacTTTAAAGAActgctctgtttttttatttcccatctgTTTGGTTTCTtcaagcaaaacagaaatattctaGCATATAATACTTTtgaatatgtatgtatatttctCTTTACAGAACATCTACAAACACACAGCACCTGTGAAAAGTGTTCTATTTCTTGATGTATGACTGAGCAAAACAAGGTGGAGAGTTGGGATGACTTATTCTTGAAGACTTAAAGATAGTGTGTCAAATCTACAAGTTAACTATCagtgtcctgtgttcagtttttttgAGCATATTCCATATGTGTATGAAGATATTTAAGGGTTCTTGAGGGGAggggttttcaaaatattttgttgtagGAGTATCACAcctgtttaagaaaaataatcttttttcgaAGCTTACTTGGGTTCTGAGATGAAGGTGTAGTTTTAGCAACGTTAGAGGTGCTACACCACACTGCAGGGTGGCAGAGATGTTTAGCTGGTCTGTGTGAAACTACGAAGTTACTTGTTTTTAAGCAGATAATGCAATTAGACTAACGAAGTGGGTAACTTGTAAAGTTCTCATAGGAAATCTCTAAATGATGCTACATCTGCACTTCGGAGGGAAGGGTAAAGCCAGAGATGCACACGCTTGTGCGGGTTAAGCTCTGTAATTTGTCACTGTGTGTAAAGGAGTCTTGCACTGACTTTTGCCCAAAGTTATTTCGCCAGTACCTTCTTGTTCCAGTACTCAGTTCTTGCCTGTGTTGATGAACTCCTCTTTGAATTTGGTACGGTGTAACTAATGTGATTAAGTGTTGGTTGAAATCATGTTCTACTAATTTTTCTGCATTCTGcaagtaaaataatttcattcagtGTTTGATTTGTGTCTATATGCCTTGGGGGGTAAAAATGGCAAGTGGGTAAGTAACAGGATGTGGATCGTTGCACTGGTTTGAATCTTGTCCAGATGGGAGAAGGTCAGAGGTGATCACAGTCTGAAATCAGTGGTCCACTTGTATGCAACCAAAAGGCTACAGTCCAATTTTGCAGGCGCTACATAAAATTTACTCTCCTAACTGGATTAGCAATTTTAGCAGATAAATCAGGGGCAGCATGAGTCTGGAGAGCAAGCTACTTTTGATCTAGTAGAGATAATACTTGAAGACAACATGTTCAGGTGTTTTGGAGGGAACTGTGCTACATCTAGGAAGAGAGAATTGCCATtccaatgcttttaaaaatgtggcttgtttgggtgtgttttgttttttttttaagttgacaTAGATGGGTTCATTGGGCTAACTGCTTAAATACTGTAAACCATCAGTGCTCCACTGATCTCCAGTCCATTCTTTGTACGTTCAGCAAGGTTTACCAATTCTTTGTGTGTTCAGCATGTTTTTCTAGAGAGTAAGCCTGCCATTTGgcacatttattttttgaaggaTTCTGCGTGCCTTCAGTAAAGATGTTATTTGTGCAATGTGTGATGCTCAGGAAACAATGTGTTCATGCTGTCTGATGTACAGCCAGGCAAGGATTCCCCCAAGCTGGCAAAAGGAGTCACTATACCAGTGTAGCCCTTGGAGCTGATTAGTTTTGTTGAGAACACTGACCACATTAAACTGGACAGAATATGATACTCTTAGCTCTACTATCCCTGGGGCCTGAGCCTGTAGGCCTGTGCAGCTCTGGTGGTGTGTAGGCTTATCAGCTCCATGGGTTTCTCTCCAGAGAGCAGTGTTGCAGGGTGTGAACATAACTTTAATCACATGATAATTTTAGAACAACTTGCAGGTTTGGAatggtcttttttaaaaaaacaaaaccatgccaGCTTCAATGAAACCGGAGGGAATCtcagattttgttttgaaagctaGAGAGAAACTGGCAGCGATGATGCGTGTTACTAATTCTGAGACTTGTTTGTTCTGAAAATCAAGCAGCTCTCCTTTCTTTGTTCTAGTGGCAGTGCTGTGGGGCTTTTGGAGCTGATGACTGGAACCTGAATATTTACTTCAATTGCACAGATTCCAACGCAAGTCGAGAGCGCTGTGGTGTGCCATTCTCTTGCTGCACTAAAGACCCTGCCGTAAGTGACAGTCAAGAGGGTAGGATGGGTCTGCTGTTCCAATTTTTAATCACTCTATAAGATTCCaccacacccccctccccccccccccccgaagttaTGCATGATCACTACCTTCTCACCAACCTTTTTTTGTACTTCAGCTCAGCTTAACAACCAACTTTTCGGCAGTCAGGAAAAAACCTGAGCTAACTTAAGTCTTCGTTGTATGCTGTTTGCCGTTTTTCATTAGAATGCGAGTACCATGGGCTTGGCTGAACGTACATATTAATTTTAGCAACTAGAAAACCAGAAGTCTGTAATGAGTTGAAGAATATGACCTTTCAGTTGAATATTATTCAGATATTTCATTCGCTGCCTTAAAGAACAGCAACTTTTAAGATCAGGCACTCCAAAGCAGATATTACTCATCATTTGATGGAGTGTCCAGAGGCTGCAGCCAGCTTGCCCCAGTTTGTGCTAGGTATGGTAATGAATGACAGTCTGTGCCCTGAAGAACTGACATATGTTTGCATCAGAGTCTTAGTTGGGTATGGACATTTATACactccccccccgcccttttAAAATTACTGCTTATCCTACAGTCACCTGAGATCAGACTTGAAAGGCCAGAAATTGTTTGAGGGGACAGCTACTTGgtaaattttcttgtattttcaaatAGTTATAGTTCTGGATCATCAAGCAGCAAATGTTGGAGCCATGCGTTACTAGTACGGACATGATCAAGAAAGAAGGGTAAAGTGTAGGGAAGCATTTCACTGACAGTGAAAGGCTTGGAAAAGGGATGCGTATGTGCAGGGAAACTGTTATGCAGCGAAGTGCATATATGTGACTTTCATATAGCTTAAAAAAAGCAGCCTATGAGTGCTTGTATTATCTAGTAGTTCAGCTGTGGCTTTTTCTCCACCTGGAGTGACTTACAGTTCCTTGAATGTAGGAGTCTGTAGCACTGACTAAAGTTAGGCAAGTTGCCAACAGGCACCTCAGGTGCTTCCTGCCTTGCTAATCCTGGCATCCAGTCGCTACTGCTGCACTCCCACTCTCCTGATAAGGTACTGCCACTTGCACAAGCTGTGTTCTGGTTCCTCTGCAGTGAACATGTCTTCACAGCAGTTTGGATCTTTCtcacaaacatcactgaaaatgttttaatgaaatattaaaacaaaatggcAAGTAGGTTAGACTCCAGTGTTACATTATGCTTAGGATTCCCCCTGCTGTTTGCCTATCTGCCCACCCACTCACACAGAGAGGTCATCACAAcccagttttaaaaatacagtagttATAAAACCAGTCCAGTGACAGCAGTACAAGGTAATTCTATAAATGCATAATGCATGCTAAAGTTATTGCTCTCTTTGTATGTATATGCTTATGCAGTTTCTTAGGGGATGATGCAGCAACCAGAAATTTAAAGATAAGTCTCATTCTCATTCATTGCAGGGAAGCAACACACTTAATTGCCTTTAAAATAAAGACTAAAAAATATTAGTGTCATGCATATAATGGATATAAATGTAACCAAGCTGTGACTGGCTCAATCGCAGTGATAAACACAGGTTTATTCTCTGGGAAAGCAAATTTGTTCCTTTTGCAATTAGGGTGCAGTGTTGGACTGATGCAAAAAGTTATGTGGATGCTTTATTGAACAGGACTTGCTTTTAGTTTAGCTTGAATCGGGAAGTGGTAAGTTTAAGGTAGGCCAAAATAAGTCTCTTCTTAAAATGAATTTGGACTACTATAGTTCGCTTTGCTGTAGTTTAGTAGGTTGAAATGTTCCAAATTCCTGTACAAGAAGAACCTAGAGAAGTtggtttatttccatttcattcttCACGCTTTCTTTCGGTTAACAAATTTCAAGGCTGAAGACAAAAAAGACAGATATAAAGCAAGTAAGCATTCAGCACAAAGACGAAAGCTTAAAATCCCTCTATTGGAATCTTATCTACTTTTAGAGCCTTGAAGTGCATGGTGCTGTTATATTTTAGATCCTGGGACAGAAGCATTCATATCATTAAAAGGTACAAATTGCTCAAATCTTAAAGGTCCATTAAGGGAATCCAGCTTGAGCAACTGACAGGATGCAACCTGGTGATGTACTTACTGCAAAGTGAGGAAACACTTAGAGGATCTTTAACTGCTGGTCAgaggaaaaatctttttctgtatgGCTGctatttaaaatctatttctcTGCTGGCTGCCTGTCTCACTTCCCACAATTTGATTAAATTGTGGTGTTCAGTACACCTAGCTGAAATTGGCTGATTTTTCTCACTTCCTTGAGTCGTTCCTTCTGCTTACTGTTGTTATATGAGCCAGTAACAATATTTTGCTGCCATTGTGGCTGACACCAAAAGCAGTTGCTTCATTTTACTGCCCTGAAATAACTGTATAAAAAGTAAACGCAGCTTCCGATGGGTAGCACTTCTTCGCTAGGAAGAGTCTGCCATAGCCAATTTTATTACCTGTGCTTTGGGGGTACTAAATCTgaggcagtaagaaaaaaaaaaccccctcctTTCTCATTGGTGTCAGGCTCCTGTAAGAAAGAATAAGCAGTAAGAACACATCACCCCATCTCGTCTTTTTCCTCCTAGTTCTTGGACAGAAACTGGGTACTATGTATATTTCTGCAGACATCCTTGGTAAGAACTTGCAGCTTCTGCAACAGAACTGTCCCCTCTCACCTCTCCAAGCTGCACAGACTGAACCCTGAAAATGTTAACAGTAGTCTTAGCATCTTTTTCATTATAGACTAAACCTTTTCAGCAGAAGGTTCGTTCACTTAAAATAGATGTTCCCTAATCCATTTACTTTGACTTCTGAATGCCTGCATCTGGAACACAGAGTTCAGCCAGGTGGAGGGTCAGTTTTCCCAGCTTGCTGCTCTAAgagctgaaaatatgtttttaatgtgTGCTCTTGTTTGTTGTAAATAATTAATGGCACTGAATGGAAGAGGAAGGGGTTTTGTAAAAAGCAATACGGTAACCAAAGTTAGGGTGATTGTCTTATTACATACAGGACCAACTctggggagctgggagagggtgTTTGGAAGAGACTTCACTGATTGCCTCTTCTGTGTGTCTCTCTCCTAGGAAGATGTTATTAATACTCAGTGTGGCTACGATGCAAGGCAAAAACcagtaagcatttttttcttttttcaacgtGGTGTTTTAAGGATCTTAATCCCTCTTGCAAGAGCAAGTTATTCTACTTCTGGGATAGTTGAATGTAattatctctgttttcttccctcttctccttgGCAGGAAGTTGATCAGCAGATCGTTATATACACTAAAGGCTGTGTCCCTCAGTTTGAGAAATGGTTGCAGGACAATCTTACCATAGTTGCTGGTATATTCATTGGGATAGCATTACTGCAGGTAACCATCACATTCTCTGTAATGAGTTACACAGAACGACAGATGAATAGAATATATGAGGGGGAAACTGTATGAGAGAACTGGAAATAGTGTCTGTGCACTTAAAAATACAATGTCTGTAGGTTTTAGTGAGGGGAGCTAAATGCATGAGGCTTTCTTTGAGTGTTTAATTTTTATCTGTAGGGATGCATCTTTTCAACTGTCTGCAGGTCAAAACTAACACTCTGTGTTAAATGAACATTAGGTAGAGATTTTTAAGCCAGTACAGACCTACTGCTTCTGATGATGCTTAAACGAGCAGTGAAAAGCCTTTACAGTTGATTTTGTGAAGCGAGTCTAGAACTGTTCAATTTCCTGGAACTCAGTGGCACTATAAAAATACTGGTGTTACAGAAGTTTTTGGATATTCTTCTTTCTTACAACACTTCATGTGATTTCTAACTTTCTGTTGCTTGTTTTCATATCAAAGTTCTGTATAACTGAAGGAGTTTGTCTGTATGAAAAGAGTTGTCTGATACTCCAAAGGAATAAACTGTTGTGTCTTCCAGATATTTGGGATATGCTTAGCCCAGAATTTGGTTAGTGACATTGAGGCTGTCAGAGCCAGCTGGTAAAACTGCTGAAGTAACCACAACAAGACACTGGACAACCGAAATCCTCTGAAACCTGCAGTGTGTCGCTCCGACACCAAGCTGTATGGACATGGGTGACAGGGAAGCCTTCTCTCCCAAGTAGTCTCAAGTCCCAAGTTCCTGATACTGCAGTGAACTCGTGTTtctttggggtgggggagagaagagTGGGCTATTTAAAATCTGCTGCtcacaaacaatttttttgttttaaaccaccAGTTTGAAAGCTGTTGAGCCGTGAATCTCTACTGTATTCTTGATCTTGAGTAATGAGTGGACACTTTTTTAAATTGGTGTATTCAGTGGGACAGAGTTGCATCGTTGTAGTCTGTGGATATGCTGTTCGTGTCATGAGCTCTTCGATAGCTGCCAAATATTCCTGAGATGGTCTCTCTCCTCACCACTCTGTAAAGGAACACTCTTGTTTCCACAGCTAAACATAGCTGCAGGCCAAAACTCATCAAGCAGGAAGCAACTTTCTATGCATCTATTGTACagtaaaagaaattgtttttaaaacaagggaaattttttttttatggaagctTCCAGCCATCTCCCTGTAGTACTTTGATGTTGGAATCAGCAGACTCACAGGGAGAATTGCCTAATTTTATCaacatctttcttcctttctccaccCTTGTATGAAGGGAAAGGAGTTTTATATTGGACAAACAAGGGTTGTAGAGCCTTTGGTTGCTGCCATACCTTAGGACATCAGTCCTAAGGCAAGGATGGGATATAACTGTATAAATGTATGAAAGCAGTGTGGATGTTGGGTCCAAGTGAATAATACTATTCAAAGAATGAATTATATATTaacttaaaaatcaaaacatatgTATCTGATATGGCTAAATCTTTTGTTTCTCTGGAATTTTGTGTAACCTAATGTATTTAGGGATCTCACTAATTTTAGTGCTTTGATATACTTGTGCAAAACTTCTTTTAAGATAATTCCTTGGTCTGTTCCTAGCTGAggctttggtctttttttttcctttgttcttgaaTTGTTATTACTTGCATGAGCTGTGGAGTAAGAATCTGTGACACTCCAGTGCTTTAAATCTGTGTGTATGTTTTAATACCGTCTAATCCAAACTTATTTATTGGTAAGTGCATGTGATTATGGAAAGATCATATCCCATTCCCTTGGAAGTTGGAGAGAACAGCTTTTGCCAGAGTAAATGCTTACTTCCAGTGAACAAATCCTTGCTATGGAGATGTCTCCCTGGTTGCACTAAATGCAGCAAAAAGCATTCCTGAAGCAGTggaataaaagttttaaaatagaagCGCATATTGGCATCAGCCAAGACAGACTCTTTGGAATTGGACAAAAGAGAGTAGAATCTGGAATAAAGCACAAATAGTGGAAGAAGAGTTACATCAGACTCCACCCAGCTTAgagtttttgattattttttttttttgttcttcactgaTAATAGTGAACGTACAAACCTCACCATGGCTTGGGTAGTTTTATTGCACTTTGTATAACTTTAGCTTGTTGTGTGACCCTTCTCAGTATCTGCAGAACCAGTCCTGAAAGCTGTGAGCTCTCGGCTCCTGCTTTGGTCAGACAGTGGCAAAGGGTGTGTAGCACCTCTTTGTAAGAGCTT contains:
- the TSPAN5 gene encoding tetraspanin-5, coding for MSGKHYKGPEVSCCIKYFIFGFNVIFWFLGITFLGIGLWAWNEKGVLSNISSITDLGGFDPVWLFLVVGGVMFILGFAGCIGALRENTFLLKFFSVFLGIIFFLELTAGVLAFVFKDWIKDQLYFFINNNIRAYRDDIDLQNLIDFTQEYWQCCGAFGADDWNLNIYFNCTDSNASRERCGVPFSCCTKDPAEDVINTQCGYDARQKPEVDQQIVIYTKGCVPQFEKWLQDNLTIVAGIFIGIALLQIFGICLAQNLVSDIEAVRASW